The following coding sequences are from one Virgibacillus necropolis window:
- a CDS encoding CidA/LrgA family protein, with translation MKIIRIIIQIAVLYAISFIGEVLHDYLHIPLPGSIIGLLLLLVGLSLKIIPAKWIENGAGFILAYLPIFFIPATVGVMNYPSLFSWSGVVLIAVVVCSTIVTMIAAGTMGQFHERLSQKRLEKKKCNKQFTQSS, from the coding sequence ATGAAAATCATCAGAATCATTATCCAGATAGCGGTTTTATATGCCATTTCCTTTATTGGAGAAGTTCTACACGATTATCTCCATATACCACTTCCGGGAAGTATTATTGGACTCCTATTGTTATTAGTTGGTTTATCCTTAAAAATTATCCCTGCTAAATGGATTGAAAACGGAGCTGGATTTATACTAGCTTATTTGCCTATATTTTTTATACCTGCTACGGTTGGAGTCATGAATTACCCTTCCTTATTTTCTTGGAGCGGCGTTGTGTTAATAGCGGTAGTTGTTTGTAGCACCATTGTCACCATGATAGCAGCAGGAACAATGGGTCAATTCCACGAAAGACTAAGTCAGAAAAGATTGGAGAAGAAGAAATGCAACAAACAGTTTACGCAATCATCATGA
- a CDS encoding LrgB family protein has protein sequence MQQTVYAIIMILLTVGVFLVMRRLYIRFPFQLLLPMLTSTVLIISILLLFHISYEDYMVGGEWINTFLGPAVVSLAYPLYKQRKVLVTYIFPILSGVFAGICSAMVSGLLFAKVLGVDRSLILSLIPKSITTPVAIQVSSVIGGVPSITVVFVMIAGFTGVILGPFIFKWTRIQSSLGRGIAFGSASHAIGTSKAFEYGELTVSMSSVAMTLSAIFGSVIGPLFVWLFHI, from the coding sequence ATGCAACAAACAGTTTACGCAATCATCATGATCCTTCTAACTGTCGGTGTCTTTTTAGTGATGAGACGATTATATATACGTTTCCCTTTTCAACTTTTACTCCCTATGCTGACTTCCACTGTCTTAATTATATCTATTTTGCTATTATTCCATATTTCATACGAAGACTATATGGTTGGTGGAGAATGGATTAATACTTTTTTGGGTCCAGCTGTTGTTTCGCTTGCTTATCCCTTATATAAACAACGAAAAGTATTAGTGACATATATATTTCCCATATTAAGTGGTGTTTTTGCGGGAATATGTAGTGCCATGGTTAGTGGACTTTTATTTGCTAAAGTCCTAGGGGTTGATCGAAGCCTGATTCTTTCTCTTATCCCTAAATCTATTACAACACCTGTGGCAATCCAAGTTTCTTCCGTCATAGGGGGCGTCCCTTCCATCACGGTCGTTTTTGTCATGATAGCGGGATTTACTGGTGTCATCTTAGGACCCTTTATTTTCAAATGGACTCGAATTCAAAGTTCATTAGGGAGAGGAATTGCGTTTGGTAGTGCCTCTCACGCCATTGGTACGTCAAAGGCTTTTGAATATGGTGAATTAACTGTCTCGATGAGTTCGGTTGCCATGACCTTGAGCGCGATATTTGGTTCTGTTATAGGACCGTTATTTGTGTGGTTGTTTCATATTTAA
- a CDS encoding DNA topoisomerase III: MSKTVVLAEKPSVGRDIARVLNCTKKGNGYMEGPSYIVTWALGHLVTLADPEIYDDKYKTWKLDDLPMLPPHLKLVVMKKTGKQFNAVKTQLNRNDVSEIVIATDAGREGELVARWILEKARVKKPVKRLWISSVTDKAIKDGFKQLKPGDRYLNLFDAAVARSEADWYVGLNATRALTTKHNAQLSGGRVQTPTLAMIQARENEIKAFKPQQFYGIQAVTDKGLKFTWVDVKNNNRMFAKDKADSVLQKVKNKAATIVSVEKTHKKKYAAQLYDLTELQRDANRIFNFSGKQTLSIMQKLYERHKALTYPRTDSRVISSDIVPTLKDRVKACGIDQYARFASKVLNREFKLSKTVVDNAKVSDHHAIIPTEQSVVLEDLDDKERKIYDLVVKRFLAVLSAPHEYEQTSVEAKIGEERFTAKGKRVTKQGWKEIYDNRFDDDDEADQTLPKLAKGDTFDKIKVSQTTGETKPPERFTEGGLLQAMENPVRYMSSDEKHLAGSLTKTGGLGTVATRADIIEKLFNGQYMDKKGKHLFLTSKGKQLLDLVPEDLRSPALTAEWEQKLGLIADGKLKKDAFIAEMKGYTKEVVQEIKGTDASFKHDNMTGTKCPDCGKLMLEIDNKNGRMLVCQDRSCGHKKNIAKRTNARCPNCHKRLELRGEGEGQMFTCKCGHREKLSTFNKRKEQEKKHKVSKKDVNKYLKKNDDDGFKNNALADALAKLKK; encoded by the coding sequence ATGAGTAAAACGGTTGTATTAGCAGAGAAACCTTCAGTTGGACGTGATATCGCACGTGTCCTGAATTGTACTAAAAAAGGTAATGGCTATATGGAGGGTCCTTCCTATATTGTTACATGGGCTCTTGGCCATTTAGTTACGCTCGCAGATCCAGAAATATATGATGATAAATATAAAACATGGAAGCTTGATGATTTACCAATGCTTCCGCCTCATTTAAAGCTTGTTGTGATGAAAAAAACGGGTAAGCAGTTTAATGCGGTAAAAACGCAGCTTAATCGTAACGACGTAAGTGAAATTGTTATTGCAACAGATGCTGGACGAGAAGGTGAACTTGTTGCCAGATGGATTTTGGAAAAAGCACGTGTGAAAAAGCCTGTAAAGCGTCTGTGGATTTCGTCTGTAACAGACAAGGCGATAAAAGATGGGTTCAAACAGTTAAAACCAGGCGACCGCTATTTGAATTTATTTGACGCAGCAGTGGCTCGGTCAGAAGCGGATTGGTATGTTGGCTTGAATGCGACTCGTGCATTGACTACAAAACATAATGCTCAGTTGTCTGGCGGACGGGTACAAACGCCAACACTTGCCATGATTCAAGCACGTGAGAATGAGATCAAAGCATTTAAGCCACAACAGTTTTATGGTATCCAAGCGGTTACGGATAAAGGGCTAAAATTCACTTGGGTGGACGTGAAAAATAATAATCGAATGTTTGCTAAAGACAAGGCCGATTCAGTTTTGCAAAAAGTAAAGAACAAAGCTGCTACAATTGTCTCGGTTGAAAAAACACATAAGAAAAAATATGCAGCACAATTATACGATTTAACCGAGCTTCAACGAGACGCAAACCGGATCTTCAATTTTTCCGGAAAACAAACCTTATCAATCATGCAAAAATTGTATGAGCGGCATAAAGCATTAACCTATCCACGAACAGATTCACGGGTGATTTCATCGGATATTGTACCGACTTTGAAAGACCGAGTAAAGGCATGTGGTATTGACCAATATGCACGTTTTGCTAGCAAGGTATTAAATCGCGAGTTTAAGCTTTCTAAAACTGTTGTCGATAATGCGAAAGTATCGGATCACCATGCCATCATTCCAACCGAACAATCTGTTGTTTTGGAGGATCTAGATGATAAGGAACGAAAGATTTATGATTTAGTCGTGAAACGGTTCCTTGCAGTGTTGTCTGCCCCGCATGAATATGAGCAAACATCAGTGGAAGCGAAGATTGGTGAAGAAAGGTTTACTGCAAAAGGTAAACGTGTGACCAAACAAGGCTGGAAAGAAATTTATGATAACCGGTTTGACGATGATGACGAAGCAGATCAAACACTGCCAAAATTAGCAAAAGGGGATACGTTTGATAAAATAAAAGTTTCCCAAACGACTGGAGAAACAAAACCACCTGAGCGTTTTACGGAAGGTGGATTATTGCAAGCTATGGAAAACCCAGTTCGCTATATGAGTTCTGATGAGAAGCATTTAGCGGGAAGTCTGACAAAAACTGGTGGTCTAGGAACTGTGGCAACTCGTGCAGATATCATCGAGAAGCTTTTCAACGGCCAATATATGGATAAAAAAGGAAAACATCTATTTTTAACATCAAAAGGAAAACAGTTACTTGATCTAGTGCCAGAAGATTTACGCTCACCAGCACTCACAGCTGAGTGGGAGCAAAAGCTTGGCTTGATTGCAGATGGTAAGCTGAAAAAGGATGCATTTATTGCTGAGATGAAAGGCTATACAAAAGAAGTTGTGCAAGAAATCAAAGGTACAGACGCGTCATTCAAGCATGATAATATGACCGGAACCAAATGTCCCGATTGTGGCAAGTTAATGCTTGAGATTGATAATAAGAATGGAAGAATGCTTGTTTGCCAAGATCGATCCTGTGGACATAAAAAGAACATTGCCAAGCGAACGAATGCAAGATGCCCGAATTGTCATAAGCGACTTGAGCTACGCGGAGAAGGCGAAGGACAAATGTTCACATGCAAGTGTGGCCACCGCGAGAAACTTTCTACTTTTAATAAACGGAAAGAACAAGAGAAAAAGCATAAAGTATCTAAAAAAGATGTTAATAAATATTTGAAGAAAAATGATGACGATGGGTTTAAAAACAATGCCTTGGCCGATGCGTTGGCGAAGTTGAAGAAATAA
- a CDS encoding ATP-binding protein gives MKTVSLQTKILGLIITLVLLVTIFLTGIIAYIESEETSENIGKRALQVATTISFMPSIRNAYKLDQPQTVIQPIAEKIRKKVGAEFIVIGNAESIRYSHPDEWKLGKRMVGGDNARALVQGEYYTSRAIGSLGPSLRGKAPIFNEQGTIIGIVSVGFLVEDIKSIVFDKLVKISSISLAVLFFGILGGVLLARNIRKDTMGLEPHEIASLYRDRNAILLSIKEGIIAIDNKGYITMMNHSAKSILGFTDDNQLKKIEDVFHNTKMYEVLKSGIGNKDEEMILRDRTVIVNRTPITEDNEVVGVVASFRDKTEINEMLNALSEVRRYSEDLRAQTHEFTNKLYVLSGLLQLKHYDEAIELIQKESAFHLNQNKVVLEQIKDKTVQAILLGKISKASEKKVDFLIDENSSLNVVPKNIDMIKLITILGNLIDNAFEAVENNTLKKVTFFATDIGTDIIFDISDNGVGIAEENIDTIFETGFSTKQAFDRGYGLASVKDIVEELHGGIEVSNQNDGGAVFSVFIPKSLNE, from the coding sequence ATGAAAACGGTTAGCTTACAGACAAAAATATTAGGTTTAATTATAACATTAGTTTTATTAGTGACGATTTTTCTTACGGGAATTATAGCTTACATAGAATCAGAAGAAACTTCAGAAAATATAGGGAAGCGTGCCTTACAGGTGGCAACAACAATATCATTTATGCCTTCAATCAGAAATGCTTATAAACTGGATCAACCTCAAACGGTCATCCAGCCGATTGCAGAGAAGATTAGAAAAAAAGTTGGCGCGGAATTTATAGTAATAGGAAATGCAGAGAGTATTAGGTATTCGCATCCAGATGAATGGAAATTAGGCAAGCGTATGGTGGGTGGAGATAACGCGAGAGCCCTAGTTCAGGGCGAATATTATACTTCTCGTGCAATAGGTAGCTTAGGACCATCACTACGGGGTAAAGCACCAATCTTTAATGAACAAGGGACAATAATTGGAATAGTTTCCGTGGGGTTTCTGGTAGAGGATATTAAATCAATCGTCTTTGATAAATTAGTAAAAATTAGTAGTATTTCTCTGGCAGTGCTATTTTTCGGTATACTGGGTGGTGTTTTATTAGCTCGCAATATTCGAAAAGATACAATGGGACTGGAGCCGCACGAAATTGCATCGTTATACCGTGATCGAAATGCCATTTTGCTTTCTATTAAGGAAGGTATCATTGCCATTGATAACAAAGGTTATATCACCATGATGAATCACTCAGCAAAAAGCATATTAGGGTTCACTGACGATAACCAATTAAAGAAGATAGAAGATGTCTTCCATAATACTAAAATGTATGAAGTTCTTAAAAGTGGTATCGGTAATAAAGATGAAGAGATGATTTTACGTGATCGAACAGTTATTGTGAATCGGACCCCCATTACTGAAGATAATGAGGTAGTGGGTGTTGTAGCAAGCTTTCGTGATAAAACAGAAATAAATGAAATGCTGAACGCCTTATCTGAAGTTAGAAGGTATTCGGAGGATCTGCGAGCACAGACGCATGAATTTACGAATAAATTATACGTTTTATCTGGATTGTTACAATTGAAGCACTATGACGAAGCAATCGAATTGATTCAAAAGGAATCTGCATTCCATTTAAACCAAAATAAGGTAGTCCTTGAACAAATTAAAGATAAAACAGTACAAGCAATTTTATTAGGTAAAATAAGTAAAGCATCCGAAAAAAAGGTGGATTTTCTTATTGACGAAAATTCCTCATTAAATGTGGTACCAAAAAACATTGATATGATAAAGTTAATAACAATACTAGGGAATTTAATAGATAATGCTTTCGAAGCTGTTGAAAATAACACCTTAAAAAAAGTGACCTTTTTCGCTACAGATATAGGTACAGATATTATATTTGATATCTCAGATAATGGAGTAGGGATAGCAGAAGAAAATATTGATACTATATTCGAAACAGGATTTTCTACTAAACAAGCATTTGATCGCGGTTATGGATTGGCATCCGTTAAAGATATTGTGGAAGAGTTGCACGGTGGAATTGAAGTCTCTAATCAAAACGATGGTGGAGCAGTTTTTTCTGTTTTTATACCAAAAAGTTTAAATGAGTAA
- a CDS encoding response regulator, producing MIDILIAEDDYRVGNIHAEFLSKIADVKVVGKALNGKETLELIENLSVDLILLDIFMPDILGTELIRHIRDSKPNIDIIMISAATDKSTVEEAIRSGIFDYIIKPVKMDRFIETIEKYKHSRKILNRKAEVDQSFLDDYFGHQHHEIHTTKNTPKGIDPLTLEKVKEIMEENRSGTTAEEMGFKIGASRTTARRYLEYLISIGVCTAQLEYGIVGRPERKYLMNKKTS from the coding sequence ATGATAGATATATTAATTGCTGAAGATGATTACCGAGTTGGCAATATCCACGCGGAGTTTTTATCTAAAATAGCTGATGTTAAGGTAGTAGGTAAGGCATTGAACGGAAAGGAAACGTTGGAGTTAATAGAAAACCTCTCAGTCGATTTAATTTTACTAGATATTTTTATGCCAGATATATTAGGTACAGAACTTATTCGTCATATCCGTGATTCAAAGCCAAATATAGATATTATTATGATTTCAGCTGCGACAGATAAGTCAACGGTTGAGGAAGCTATACGTAGTGGCATATTTGATTATATTATTAAACCTGTTAAAATGGACCGGTTTATCGAAACGATTGAAAAATATAAGCATAGTAGAAAAATATTGAATAGAAAAGCAGAAGTTGATCAATCATTCTTAGATGATTATTTTGGACATCAGCACCATGAGATACATACTACTAAGAATACACCAAAAGGAATCGATCCTTTAACGTTAGAAAAAGTAAAAGAAATAATGGAAGAAAATAGATCAGGGACTACTGCAGAAGAGATGGGTTTTAAAATTGGTGCTTCAAGAACAACAGCTAGACGATACTTGGAATATCTAATTTCAATCGGTGTCTGTACGGCCCAATTAGAGTATGGAATTGTTGGAAGGCCTGAACGTAAATATCTTATGAATAAAAAAACATCTTGA
- a CDS encoding tripartite tricarboxylate transporter substrate binding protein, which yields MNKLLLFLVLGFLMIFTAACSDSGEKASGSDSGSDSNSEWTPEKPIEIVSPSGAGGGWDTTARMVGKTFNETGIIEQDIGIVNKPGGGGAVGWAYVHGKEGNATNLFISSPPILLVPLNGQSEYGHEDFTPLANVIADYAAFAVAADAKWDNLNELFEDMKKDPSSITVIGASSPGSMDHIQFVKIAKAAGVDVTKIKYVSDQDGGALTSLLNGSVDVYSTGVAETVEQVKAGKIKVLGVTSEERLEGEVLSDFPTAKEQGIDATFVNWRGFFGPPNMDKAAVEFYEKKFKELSESDEFAEIRKKYGWSEMYMDSEEYKAFLDKEKEEIKMLLEELGLSK from the coding sequence GTGAACAAATTATTGTTATTTTTAGTGTTAGGCTTCTTAATGATTTTTACAGCAGCATGTTCCGACAGTGGTGAAAAAGCGAGCGGTTCAGATTCGGGTTCAGATTCAAATAGTGAATGGACTCCAGAAAAACCGATTGAAATTGTATCACCTTCAGGAGCAGGTGGTGGTTGGGATACCACTGCAAGAATGGTAGGGAAAACATTCAATGAAACAGGAATCATCGAACAAGATATTGGCATAGTCAACAAGCCAGGTGGCGGTGGCGCTGTTGGTTGGGCGTATGTACATGGGAAAGAAGGAAATGCAACAAACCTATTCATTTCATCACCACCAATCTTATTAGTCCCATTGAATGGTCAATCGGAATATGGTCATGAAGATTTTACACCTCTTGCCAATGTGATTGCGGATTATGCAGCATTTGCAGTTGCAGCTGATGCGAAATGGGATAATTTAAATGAGTTATTTGAAGATATGAAAAAAGATCCATCTAGTATCACCGTAATCGGGGCATCATCTCCAGGTAGTATGGATCATATTCAGTTCGTCAAAATTGCAAAAGCAGCTGGGGTTGATGTAACAAAAATTAAATATGTATCTGACCAAGACGGCGGTGCATTAACATCATTGTTAAACGGCAGTGTTGATGTTTATTCTACTGGTGTCGCAGAAACGGTAGAACAGGTTAAAGCAGGTAAGATTAAGGTTTTAGGGGTAACATCTGAAGAGCGTTTAGAGGGAGAAGTTCTATCCGATTTCCCTACTGCAAAAGAACAAGGAATAGATGCAACATTTGTGAATTGGCGTGGATTTTTTGGGCCACCAAATATGGATAAAGCAGCAGTTGAATTCTATGAGAAAAAGTTTAAAGAGCTAAGTGAATCGGATGAATTCGCTGAAATCCGTAAAAAGTATGGCTGGAGTGAAATGTACATGGATAGTGAAGAGTATAAAGCATTTTTAGATAAAGAAAAGGAAGAAATTAAAATGTTGTTAGAAGAATTGGGTCTATCTAAGTAA
- a CDS encoding tripartite tricarboxylate transporter TctB family protein has product MFHTLNKKVSIFLILSGIFYLVLSFGLPSYEYVPVDADIVPIGLGIVLIILSIILYFVKDQEKKENDDRISKSELPVILGVIGFIILYIFFLEIIGFIITTVLFLFICSLFLGYKKHFINAIISLSIPILIYLLFDSFLQIQLPTGILPF; this is encoded by the coding sequence ATGTTTCATACATTAAATAAAAAGGTTTCCATTTTTTTAATTCTGTCAGGTATTTTTTATCTTGTTTTAAGTTTTGGACTACCATCCTATGAATATGTTCCTGTTGATGCTGATATCGTGCCAATAGGTCTTGGTATAGTATTAATTATCTTATCCATAATTCTCTACTTTGTTAAAGATCAGGAGAAGAAGGAAAATGATGACCGAATTTCCAAAAGTGAATTACCTGTCATCCTTGGAGTAATAGGTTTTATTATTCTTTATATTTTCTTCCTTGAAATTATCGGTTTTATTATTACGACCGTTTTATTTCTTTTTATTTGCTCATTATTTCTTGGATATAAGAAACACTTTATTAATGCGATTATATCGCTTAGTATTCCAATATTAATCTACTTATTATTTGATTCATTTTTACAAATTCAACTACCTACGGGAATTTTACCATTTTAA
- a CDS encoding tripartite tricarboxylate transporter permease, whose protein sequence is MDVFQGLAQGFQVALSFEGLLFVLIGVVVGTVIGMIPGLGPITAIAVMIPITYGMDPAIALLLMAGVYYGAAYGGAASSILLNAPGVSEAVATTFDGYPMAKQGKAGKALAIAAIGSFVGGTISIIFLSFLAPLLSKVAVSFGPPEYFALMLMGLTAIASLSDGSTVKALIAGTIGLMIATIGIDAQTGTPRFTFGNPHLLEGIDFLVIALGLFALAEVTALIKNRKEKMDSMHNVGSLKLSKSDYKELAPTMGRQSVLGFLVGILPGAGGTISSFLGYISEKKFSKNPEEFGKGSMRGVAAPETANNAASTGAFVPLLSLGIPGSGTTAVMLGALIVLGIQPGPLLMTEHPDVFYGVIASMYIGNILLLILNLPLIPYLAKILLVPRQLLISLVIVFCIIGVYAISFSTFDLYLLLAFGIIGYLMRLIQFPAAPLLLAFILGGMMEQAFRQSLTISNGSLSIFATSPIAAVMLAIAFLSFLVPIIKSRKSGKKEQAENNKIA, encoded by the coding sequence ATGGATGTATTTCAAGGATTGGCTCAGGGTTTTCAAGTTGCCCTTAGTTTTGAAGGATTATTGTTTGTATTAATTGGAGTTGTTGTCGGCACAGTTATTGGAATGATTCCTGGACTTGGGCCGATTACTGCGATTGCAGTTATGATTCCAATAACATATGGAATGGATCCAGCTATTGCTTTGTTATTAATGGCTGGGGTTTACTATGGTGCTGCATATGGCGGGGCAGCTTCATCAATATTATTAAATGCACCTGGGGTATCAGAAGCGGTTGCCACAACATTTGACGGGTATCCAATGGCAAAGCAAGGTAAAGCAGGAAAAGCATTAGCGATTGCCGCAATTGGATCTTTTGTCGGTGGAACAATCAGTATTATTTTTCTATCTTTTCTGGCTCCATTGCTTTCAAAAGTAGCTGTATCCTTTGGTCCCCCAGAATACTTTGCTTTGATGCTAATGGGATTAACTGCTATAGCAAGTCTTTCCGATGGTTCAACAGTTAAAGCACTTATTGCAGGTACAATTGGCCTAATGATTGCTACAATCGGAATTGATGCACAAACTGGAACGCCTCGTTTTACATTTGGAAATCCGCATCTCCTAGAAGGTATCGACTTTCTTGTCATTGCATTGGGGTTGTTCGCACTTGCTGAAGTAACGGCACTTATTAAGAATAGAAAAGAGAAAATGGATAGTATGCATAATGTTGGTAGTCTTAAACTTTCAAAAAGTGACTATAAGGAATTAGCGCCTACTATGGGCAGACAGTCTGTTCTTGGCTTTCTTGTAGGTATTTTACCAGGGGCTGGCGGGACAATCTCTTCCTTTCTTGGTTATATAAGTGAAAAGAAATTCTCTAAAAATCCTGAGGAATTTGGTAAAGGTTCAATGCGAGGAGTTGCTGCTCCGGAAACGGCTAATAATGCCGCGTCGACTGGTGCCTTTGTACCATTATTAAGCCTTGGAATTCCTGGTTCAGGGACAACAGCAGTTATGCTTGGAGCTTTAATCGTACTTGGGATACAGCCTGGGCCGTTGTTAATGACGGAACACCCTGATGTTTTCTATGGTGTTATTGCAAGTATGTATATCGGTAATATTCTATTATTAATTCTGAACTTACCACTTATTCCATACCTTGCTAAAATTCTACTTGTACCAAGGCAGTTATTAATCTCGCTTGTTATTGTATTTTGTATAATTGGAGTTTATGCAATTAGCTTCAGTACATTTGACTTATATTTGCTTTTAGCATTCGGTATTATTGGTTATTTAATGAGACTTATTCAGTTTCCTGCAGCACCCCTTTTACTTGCATTTATACTTGGAGGTATGATGGAACAGGCTTTTAGACAATCACTAACTATTTCAAATGGAAGTCTGTCTATTTTTGCAACAAGTCCGATTGCAGCTGTCATGCTGGCAATTGCTTTCTTGTCTTTCCTAGTGCCAATTATTAAAAGTCGTAAATCAGGAAAAAAAGAGCAAGCAGAAAATAACAAAATTGCTTAG
- a CDS encoding SLC13 family permease — MKMKIFYSVLCLMAIIYVKETFLTDFTTEQQLTLCLLAFAVYLWVAAPIPTGPTSILLLACMLIFNLVDSVEDALVGFLSPALYFILLLSLISYSLVQVGVDKIIARFLIKMSKGGPTLIVIMLPLFILVLPIILPSAIARFKMLLPIITKLNQYYGFPEKSLFEKYSLYVIGMLNQKATMIIFTGGGFPILASQLLKDYEIAEVGWMDWFLHIGPPLWIGSIIVAIFVWQFLKKMSPNDEWYNERKPIDFVDQKEDRMPPAFWVVIISFLLMIMTWIVTDQGKVPLVLPPMILVVLYSLPKLGLITNKVIRDYDWENFLLLGSSFSLGMLMAENGTASVLARELISFVSPDEGMTVKIIAISLLIFLLRFLFVVPSSAMIVIFPIVISYSELIGVQPEKLAFLVIMIIGGVVVLPIHSPTVYMAYETGIFKKKEQYIIGVSSSIIIMIIAILASLYYW, encoded by the coding sequence ATGAAGATGAAAATCTTTTACAGTGTACTATGTTTAATGGCGATCATTTATGTAAAGGAAACGTTTTTAACAGACTTTACCACCGAGCAACAACTTACACTTTGTTTGTTAGCATTTGCTGTCTACTTGTGGGTAGCAGCACCAATCCCAACCGGTCCGACTAGTATTCTCCTGTTAGCCTGTATGCTCATTTTTAATCTAGTTGATAGTGTGGAAGATGCTTTGGTGGGATTTCTATCTCCAGCATTATATTTTATTTTACTGTTGTCGTTAATAAGTTACTCATTGGTACAGGTTGGTGTAGACAAAATAATTGCGCGGTTTTTAATCAAAATGAGTAAGGGTGGGCCAACCCTAATTGTAATTATGCTACCATTATTTATTTTAGTGTTACCGATTATTCTACCATCAGCAATTGCACGTTTTAAGATGTTGCTGCCAATAATTACGAAACTAAATCAGTACTATGGGTTCCCAGAAAAAAGTTTATTTGAAAAGTATAGTTTGTATGTTATAGGAATGCTCAATCAAAAAGCAACAATGATTATTTTTACCGGTGGAGGATTTCCGATTCTAGCTTCTCAATTATTAAAGGACTACGAGATTGCAGAAGTTGGATGGATGGATTGGTTTTTACATATCGGACCACCACTTTGGATTGGATCGATAATTGTTGCTATCTTTGTTTGGCAGTTTCTTAAGAAGATGTCTCCTAATGATGAATGGTATAATGAACGAAAGCCAATTGATTTTGTAGATCAAAAAGAAGATCGAATGCCACCTGCTTTCTGGGTGGTTATTATTAGTTTTTTACTAATGATAATGACATGGATTGTTACAGACCAGGGCAAGGTCCCATTAGTCTTACCACCAATGATTTTGGTTGTGCTTTATTCGCTTCCTAAACTTGGATTAATAACGAATAAAGTAATTCGTGATTATGATTGGGAAAACTTTTTATTACTTGGGTCATCATTTTCATTGGGAATGCTAATGGCGGAAAATGGAACGGCGAGTGTGTTAGCGCGGGAACTAATTAGCTTTGTTTCACCTGATGAGGGTATGACAGTGAAAATTATCGCTATTTCTCTACTTATTTTTTTATTACGGTTTTTATTTGTGGTTCCATCCTCAGCAATGATTGTTATTTTCCCAATTGTCATATCTTATTCAGAATTAATTGGTGTTCAACCTGAGAAACTCGCATTTTTAGTAATTATGATCATCGGTGGGGTTGTGGTGCTGCCAATTCATTCACCGACAGTTTACATGGCCTATGAAACTGGTATTTTTAAAAAGAAAGAACAGTATATCATAGGTGTATCTTCTAGTATTATTATAATGATAATCGCAATACTTGCATCACTTTATTATTGGTAA